The following coding sequences are from one Lycium ferocissimum isolate CSIRO_LF1 chromosome 3, AGI_CSIRO_Lferr_CH_V1, whole genome shotgun sequence window:
- the LOC132049172 gene encoding uncharacterized protein LOC132049172, whose amino-acid sequence MSPSVARGVLSLRILKIEECPLMEEVITEEEKQGEEMTNQPLFPRLELLKLRNLPKLGHFFLTKCALEFPFLRDVDIIRCPEMKTFIQLGSVSTPSLKYLSFEEWIKDAEMKNHLNNAIQQRFYSKEQETSK is encoded by the exons ATGTCTCCATCAGTGGCTAGAGGTGTTCTGAGTCTCCGAATACTAAAAATAGAAGAATGTCCATTAATGGAAGAAGTGATCACAGAAGAGGAAAAACAAGGAGAAGAAATGACTAATCAGCCCTTATTTCCCCGGTTGGAATTGCTGAAGCTTAGAAATCTACCGAAGCTGGGGCATTTCTTTCTGACAAAGTGTGCTCTTGAATTTCCATTTCTCAGAGATGTGGACATCATAAGGTGCCCTGAAATGAAGACGTTTATCCAGCTGGGATCTGTTAGTACACCAAGTTTGAAATATTTGTCATTCGAAGAATGGATCAAAGATGCTGAGATGAAAAATCATCTCAATAATGCGATACAACAGAGGTTCTATTCTAAG GAACAAGAAACTAGCAAGTGA